GTCAGCATCAGGCCGCCCCACTGGCTGGTCGCTACCTGTTGCAGGCCGAACACGCCGCCGTGCAGCAGGCACCAGGCAATGATCGGGTACAGGACCAGGAAGCACAGGCCATAGATCGCCTTGCGCGGGAAGCGCGAGATGAACAGCGGTGCCGCGCCCAGGACCGCCAGCCACACGGTCAGGTCCACGCGCCAGCGCAGTTCCGGCGGGTAGTAGCCATACATGAACTGGCCGAAACGCTGCTGGATGAACACCCAGCAGGCGCCTTCCTTGGTGCAGTCGGCGCGGGTAGTGCCGACCCAGTTGGCGTCGATGATCGCCCACTGCAGGATCGGTGGCACCACCAGGTAGATCAGGTAGAACGCGAACAGGGTCAGCAGGGTGTTGAGCCAGCTGGAGAACATGTTCGCGCGCATCCACGCCACTACCCCGATGCTGCTGCTCGGTGGTGGCATGTCAGGTTTGAAAGTATGAGTGCTCATGCGCTTTTCCTTACCGCTCGATCAGCGCAATGCGCTTGTTGTACCAGTTCATCAGCAGGGAAATGCTGATACTGATCGCCAGGTACACGCTCATGGTGATGGCAATCACCTCGATCGCCTGACCGGTCTGGTTCAGCACGGTACCGGCGAACAGCGAAACCATTTCCGGGTAGCCGATACCGGCCGCCAGCGAGGAGTTTTTCACCAGGTTCAGGTACTGGCTGGTCAACGGCGGGATGATCACGCGCAGGGCTTGCGGGATGATCACCTTGCGCAGCGTCGGGCCGTTACGCAGGCCGAGCGAGTGGGCCGCTTCGGTCTGGCCGTGGCTGACCGACTTGATACCCGAACGCACGATCTCGGCGATGAATGCCGCGGTGTAGACGGTCAGGGCCAGGGTCAGGGCCAGCAGTTCAGGGATCAGGACCCAGCCGCCAACGAAGTTGAAACCCTTGAGTTCCGGCATTTCCCAGTGCACGGGCGAACCGAAGACCAGGGTGCACAGCGCCGGGATTACCAGGAACAGGGCCAGGCCGACCCAGAACTTGTGGAACGGCTCGCCGGTGGCTTCAAAGCGCTTGTTGGCCCAGCGGCTCATCATCACGATGGCGAGGACGGCCAGCACGATGCTCAGCACGAATGGCCAGAAGCCGTCCGCAGCCAGGGCGGCCGGCATGTTCAGGCCACGGGCGCTGACAAAGAAGGTGTCGCCGAAATTGTGGCTGTTGCGCGGTCCCGGCATGGTCAGGAACACCGCGAAATACCAGAACAGGATCTGCAGCAGCGGCGGAATGTTACGGAAGACCTCGACGTAGACGGTCGCCAGTTTGGCGATGATCCAGTTCTTCGACAGGCGGGCGATGCCGATGATGAAACCCAGGATGGTCGCGAGCACCACGCCGATGAAACTCACCAGCAAGGTATTGAGCAGGCCGATGACAAACACCCGGGCATAGCTGTCCGCTTCGGTGTAGTCGATCAGGTGTTGGGCGATGCCGAAACCGGCACTGCGCTCCAGAAAGTCAAAACCGGAGGTAATGCCCCGGTGCTGAAGGTTGGTCTGGGTGTTGTCGAACAGGTACCAGCCCATCGAGACCACCGCGACAATGGTGATGATCTGGAAGAGCCACGCACGCACTTTTGGATCGCTGAGGCTGAACCTCTGCTTTGGTGCGCCGATTGAATTTTGCATGAAGTGCCCCGCAAAGAATGGAACAGAACATCACCCGGCAGTTGGCCTGCCGGGTGATAGAACCATTAGCGCACTGGTGGTGCGTACTGAATGCCGCCAGCGTTCCACAGCGCGTTCAGGCCGCGGTCGATTTCCAGCGGAGTGCTCTTGCCGAGGTTTTTCTCGAACACTTCACCGTAGTTGCCGACTTGCTTGACGATCTGCACGACCCAGTCTTTCTTCACTTTCAGGTCTTTGCCGTATTCACCATCGGTACCCAGCAGACGAGCGACGTCCGGGTTCTTGGTGCCTTTGGCTTCGGCTTCGACGTTCTTCGAAGTGATGCCGGCTTCTTCAGCGTTGAGCATGGCGTAGCCAACCCAGCGTACGATGGCCAGCCACTCGTCGTCGCCATTACGCACGACCGGACCCAATGGCTCCTTGGAAATGGTTTCTGGCAGGACCACGTAGTCCTTCGGCGCGGCCAGCTTGCTGCGCTGGGCGAACAGCTGGGACTTGTCGGAGGTCAGCACGTCGCAACGACCGGATTCCAGCGACTTGGCGCTTTCATCGGAGGTGTCGAAAGTGATCGGGGTGTACTTCAGGCCGTTGCCACGGAAGTAATCGGAAACGTTCAGCTCGGTGGTGGTACCGGCCTGGATGCAGATGGTTGCGCCATCCAGTTCCTTGGCACTTTTCACGCCCAGCTTGTTGTTTACCAGGAAGCCGATGCCGTCGTAGTAGGTGATGAAGCCCGGGAATTTCAGGCCCATGCCGGCGTCACGGGAGCTGGTCATGGTGGTGTTACGCGACAGGATGTCGATTTCGCCCGACTGCAGCGCAGTGAAGCGCTCTTTGGCGTTCAACTGACTGAACTTGACCTTGGTCGCGTCGCCGAATACGGCAGCGGCCACGGCGCGGCAGACGTCAGCATCGATACCGACGATCTTGCCGGTAGCGTCCGGAACCGAGAAGCCTGGCAGGCCATCGCTGACGCCACACTGCACGAAACCTTTCTTCTGCACTGCATCCAGGGTTGCACCCGCCTGAGCGAACCCGCTGACGCCGAGTACTGCGGCTGCAGTGACGACGGCCAGGGTGGATTTCAACATCTTCATTCAAACCTCCAGTTTTGCTCTTGTTGTGTCGGAGCGTGATTCCTGTCGCACCCTTTTGAGGCGTTGTTGACCCGTGCTGGCTTGTTTTTGAGTCAACCGACTTAAGAGACCGCGCTATGAGTCTAGTAGGAGAAAATCCACAGAATGGATCGCTCACTTCTCACCAGTCGGCCGAACGGGCTGTAGCCCTTTCACGTTCGCTAAGCCCGAGTTGGCCACTGGCGAACATCCATCACCGGATTTTTTGCTATCCCACCAGGAACAATGGCCTGATAGTGTTACCGACAGGCGTGGGATTAATCTTACGAACAACCTCATAGCAAACCCCGTACCAGACCGCTCGTCGGAGCACTTCACCGACAGGTCAATAGCTAAACTTTCAGCCTTGCGACATCTTCGTAACTGACAAGCCCTTCACGCACTCAGATCACGCACTCAATAAGAGCGCACGCACAAAATTGGAGCAGCCATGACCGAGCCGTTGATACTTGAACCCGTTAAAACCGCGGATGCCTGCGTTATCTGGCTGCACGGCCTGGGCGCCGACCGCTATGACTTCCTGCCGGTGGCCGAAGCCTTGCAGGAAAGCTTGCTGAGCACGCGTTTTGTCCTGCCCCAGGCACCGACCCGTGCCGTGACCATCAACGGCGGCTACGAAATGCCGAGCTGGTACGACATTCTGGCCATGAGCCCGGCACGGGCGATCAGCCGCGAACAGCTGGAAGCCTCGGCGGACCGGGTCATTGAATTGATCGAAACCCAGCGCGCCAGCGGAATAGACGCCTCGCGGATCTTCCTGGCAGGCTTTTCCCAGGGCGGCGCCGTGGTGTTACACACCACGTTCCTGAAATGGCAGGGCCCGCTGGGCGGCGTACTCGCCCTCTCCACTTACGCACCGACGTTCAGCGACGAACTGGAACTGTCCGCCAGCCAGCAGCGTATTCCCGTGATGTGCCTGCACGGCCAGTACGACGACGTGGTGCAGAACGCCATGGGGCGCAGCGCCTACGAGTATTTGAAGAAGCATGGTGTCACCGTGACATGGCAGGAAT
This DNA window, taken from Pseudomonas sp. MYb118, encodes the following:
- a CDS encoding amino acid ABC transporter permease, with amino-acid sequence MQNSIGAPKQRFSLSDPKVRAWLFQIITIVAVVSMGWYLFDNTQTNLQHRGITSGFDFLERSAGFGIAQHLIDYTEADSYARVFVIGLLNTLLVSFIGVVLATILGFIIGIARLSKNWIIAKLATVYVEVFRNIPPLLQILFWYFAVFLTMPGPRNSHNFGDTFFVSARGLNMPAALAADGFWPFVLSIVLAVLAIVMMSRWANKRFEATGEPFHKFWVGLALFLVIPALCTLVFGSPVHWEMPELKGFNFVGGWVLIPELLALTLALTVYTAAFIAEIVRSGIKSVSHGQTEAAHSLGLRNGPTLRKVIIPQALRVIIPPLTSQYLNLVKNSSLAAGIGYPEMVSLFAGTVLNQTGQAIEVIAITMSVYLAISISISLLMNWYNKRIALIER
- a CDS encoding amino acid ABC transporter substrate-binding protein; this translates as MKMLKSTLAVVTAAAVLGVSGFAQAGATLDAVQKKGFVQCGVSDGLPGFSVPDATGKIVGIDADVCRAVAAAVFGDATKVKFSQLNAKERFTALQSGEIDILSRNTTMTSSRDAGMGLKFPGFITYYDGIGFLVNNKLGVKSAKELDGATICIQAGTTTELNVSDYFRGNGLKYTPITFDTSDESAKSLESGRCDVLTSDKSQLFAQRSKLAAPKDYVVLPETISKEPLGPVVRNGDDEWLAIVRWVGYAMLNAEEAGITSKNVEAEAKGTKNPDVARLLGTDGEYGKDLKVKKDWVVQIVKQVGNYGEVFEKNLGKSTPLEIDRGLNALWNAGGIQYAPPVR
- a CDS encoding alpha/beta hydrolase, which codes for MTEPLILEPVKTADACVIWLHGLGADRYDFLPVAEALQESLLSTRFVLPQAPTRAVTINGGYEMPSWYDILAMSPARAISREQLEASADRVIELIETQRASGIDASRIFLAGFSQGGAVVLHTTFLKWQGPLGGVLALSTYAPTFSDELELSASQQRIPVMCLHGQYDDVVQNAMGRSAYEYLKKHGVTVTWQEYPMGHEVLPEEIRDISVWLAERLR